The genomic window aagtcgaaaactaaatttgtatgaaaatgacagctgtAGTTAGACCCCCAGCATGTATTAGACTCGAAAAATCGACATGTGTCATCCACAGAATACTATCCCCTACTAGACTAATAAGCAAGTAATGCCCGTATGCtgtacacaaaatacaatttatagaaCTTATGCCTCATACTACAAATATTCAGACCATTGACCACGTCGCATCGGCGAAAGCCGTcgaacaaaacacaaaaaagaatatatattttcacgGATTGTGTAGTAATTTACTGTGGACACTAGGTACTTGTTATAATTCACTTACTACGTCTCAAAGGGAGCATGAGTAATTGTTTAGTTGTTTACATGCGAATGCACACATCTACTTGGAtatcaaatcaattaatttatacgtCTTTTTACCCATAAAACAAAACGCGTTGGATTGTCCTAAGCcagttatatatttcaaattataaaatgttgcggttataaacatttaacatatcagcacagataaataaactttttgtgACAATTATGTGGTGATGCCAACTTGGGGATTTTCCACCCAAATTTAGGGGGAATCAAAATGTCTCGCTGGTACTGAGATAAAACtaatgcaataaaaaagaaaaccgATGTttctaaaaaatgtaaaaccgAGAACTAAACAAAATGTGGCTACAATTGATGTATCAAGCtccaagaaaaaaatattttgttcaacgtcaatgtatttttcatgtatatttcaaattacctCTCAAACCAaatcttaaacaaaaattgtaaGTAGAATCGTAATTGTAAGAAACTCCGTATGGGAAAATGAAAATAGGAAGATTTCACTCTCGATCTGTATCTTTCTATTCCCCCCTCTAAAGGGGCGTTAAATGTTAACGTAACCTTGTTGGATGTCGTattagaagtttcacttcaaaaacggGTTTTTAATCGATTTTAAGGGCCATTTGAAGTTAGTTCCAGGGGGAAATTCGTAGAAGTTGGCATCACTGCAATCTGCAACATTGTAAGCAATGTGATCGCCTACTTAATCTGTGGATACAAGCgattttttgttcaaaatttgaaattttcttttgatgtTACTACTAACTTTCTACTTtggtaaaatttcaaataatttgttccGCGTTTAGAATTGATCGTTAAACTGAGAACAAAGCAATagaaaagaaaacttaattaattatttacatagttatatattgtctatttgtattaatatttaaatgttaaaagttaatttgtgtttacatTGCAAGAAGCAATAATGTCGTGTTTTActgattttgaaaatatggACGAAGAAATTAAAGAACTTttcaaaaactacaaaaacaaaagagctACAATATATGAACCATGTACTAACAATAATTTCAAGGAGTGTTTAATCGGACTTTCAGAGGTAATGTCTAAGTCGATAcagtttttaattcttaataaacataaaataccaTCAATTAAAGTATCAAAAAATAGtagtttcaaaaataaaccacatatttttgttttactattcttttagaaaaataccgtatattttaataaatgagtaAATGAACTAAGGATTTCTTTATTCAACATCTTTTTGCCGTTCTAGTTGATTAAATCTTTCTagattataaacttttttgcCCTTATAAAAGGTGCAAAAAGTTTATACACATATAGTGaagaataaactatttaatatctaatttTAGGAACTAGGACTTCtcaacataaattatgtatttaaccCCCATATCAACATTGAAGGGGAAACTTTGAGCTCAGATGCCTTAATAAAACTGATAAATGCTGTATGGACACTGTTgcatcattataaaaatattgcagaaAAATGTGAAGCTTTACAAGAACAAAACTATATTCTGGAACatagtaataaacaattaaatgtaaGTATTAACTCGcctaatcatattttaaaagtaccaTTAACAGCTTGCAATAAGCAACAATgcaattttaacaaacaaaaatcttggTCTCAAAACtccataaaaaattacaatttttaaattagtaggtattaagaaaactattcaatttactttatgtttattatatatataattcaaggGTTCCAtgggtaaattaaaaaataaactgaacACAGAGAAAAATGAGTCCCGAGCTTGCGTTGCTTCTGCTCAAAGGGTTTCTGACCAATCAAATGAAGTGTATCAGAAGTTAATTGACACTCGTGCAAAATTAAATCATGTGGTGAAACAAAAGGAGGCAAATGAGAAATCATTACAAAATAAGATAGCGAGGTTGACGCTGGAGAATGAAAAGTTAACTGACAAACTTAGGGGTAAACCAAGTAAGTGTATATACTCAGTACAGTAGCACTGCCGTAGCTTAATGATTAAGTCACATGACATATTACCCCTTAATTAAGTTTGCAAAAcagtaattataattctattttaataataaatctatttatttgtatagtgTCCTCCCTTAGGGGGTTACAGAATCAAAAACCTAGCTGTTACCGTTGTAAGCCATCTAAAATTTTCAATGCAACAGGTTttaattaggtttttattaacaGCTAAAAggtactattaatattaaattatctttatgttataaacatatataattacaataaaggGTTTGCAATAGC from Pieris rapae chromosome 23, ilPieRapa1.1, whole genome shotgun sequence includes these protein-coding regions:
- the LOC111001999 gene encoding uncharacterized protein LOC111001999, producing MSCFTDFENMDEEIKELFKNYKNKRATIYEPCTNNNFKECLIGLSEELGLLNINYVFNPHINIEGETLSSDALIKLINAVWTLLHHYKNIAEKCEALQEQNYILEHSNKQLNGSMGKLKNKLNTEKNESRACVASAQRVSDQSNEVYQKLIDTRAKLNHVVKQKEANEKSLQNKIARLTLENEKLTDKLRGKPSGYTPCADVCDATVRHLKEKEKKHKSIIAQLQANNQELLNEVISMKEELILSGLKNI